From one Rhodamnia argentea isolate NSW1041297 chromosome 1, ASM2092103v1, whole genome shotgun sequence genomic stretch:
- the LOC115750201 gene encoding nuclear transcription factor Y subunit B-1-like encodes MCLFAYIEGGQVLKQFQESDVSLFDRVLDLLSQMVDKFGSNSDREGDNKYDFSGGAATSASNEEASPIREQDRLLPIANVGRIMKQILPPNAKISKEAKETMQECVSEFISFVTGEASDKCHREKRKTVNGDDIVWALGSLGFDDYAEPLKRYLNQYREVEGERASQSKATASDSRNERNSYGDESLEKQPGAAASSLPLEFFDVAGRSTNGSFSKRF; translated from the coding sequence ATGTGTTTATTCGCCTATATAGAAGGGGGGCAGGTTCTTAAGCAATTTCAAGAGAGCGACGTGTCTTTGTTTGACAGGGTCCTCGATCTCCTCTCTCAAATGGTGGACAAATTTGGCTCGAACTCAGATAGAGAAGGCGACAACAAGTACGACTTCTCCGGAGGAGCAGCGACGAGTGCTTCGAATGAGGAGGCAAGCCCTATAAGAGAGCAAGATCGCCTCCTCCCGATCGCCAATGTTGGGAGGATCATGAAGCAGATCCTGCCCCCCAACGCCAAGATCTCCAAGGAGGCGAAGGAGACGATGCAGGAGTGCGTCTCCGAGTTCATCAGCTTCGTCACCGGCGAGGCCTCGGACAAGTGCCACAGGGAGAAGCGCAAGACTGTGAACGGTGACGACATCGTCTGGGCGCTCGGGTCCCTAGGGTTCGATGACTACGCCGAGCCGCTCAAGCGGTACTTGAACCAGTACCGGGAAGTCGAAGGGGAGAGGGCCAGCCAAAGCAAGGCCACGGCCAGTGATTCCAGAAACGAGAGGAATTCGTACGGAGACGAGTCGCTGGAGAAGCAGCCAGGTGCCGCCGCCTCCTCGTTGCCTCTGGAGTTCTTCGACGTGGCTGGCAGGAGCACCAACGGCTCTTTCTCCAAGAGGTTTTGA
- the LOC115750163 gene encoding zinc finger protein GAI-ASSOCIATED FACTOR 1-like produces MSNFTGEEGSFSSGNTGEEVHQHEKQQQLQGHLHGPNSQPSSGTNDSGSTSQQQPAKKKRNLPGTPDPNAEVVALSPTTLMATNRFVCEICNKGFQRDQNLQLHRRGHNLPWKLRQRSPNEAKKRVYICPEPTCVHHNPARALGDLTGIKKHYSRKHGEKKWKCDKCSKKYAVQSDWKAHQKTCGTREYKCDCGTIFSRRDSFITHRAFCDALAEENNKVNQGLHQQMPNHDLLPSSMPMLNTTTNSSASPMFLTDFNATFDSKNPLKSLPQDIVPLPLKPNTNNLSSMSMMSPPGMFSTTSGTLFGCPRGAAISPSSSSLQLSSNTSSGGFNYLQEAKAGSGGGGLLAAGCGGASSSHMSATALLQKAAQMGATASNSINSPMMHQKSFMAGPDQQQQQQQQQLIPTSSAPPLPTRPQPSMSSLYSIGNVPHQHNSNNVHPASFDHHPHHGFQSPPPLPHPEQFNQLLQKSNPHDHHHNPMPHVNESSNVMMSGDMGMFSSMLMVGADHHNMKSTPRVVVDHEDNSPTSFGQGRTPSEKNVPIGPTMFGGNSSNNHSSSKSKNDGVTTLDFLGLGGSRHVGNLHEQQQQQRMEMEGMSQQRLPAMMGHFAQQLSHGESAMEKPIWDA; encoded by the exons atgtCAAACTTCACAGGTGAAGAAGGGAGCTTCTCTTCAGGAAACACTGGGGAGGAAGTCCACCAGCATGAGAAACAACAGCAGTTGCAAGGCCATCTTCACGGGCCGAACTCGCAACCTTCCAGTGGGACCAACGACAGCGGCTCCACCTCGCAGCAACAGCCGgccaagaagaagaggaatctGCCGGGGACACCAG ACCCGAATGCTGAAGTCGTCGCTCTATCGCCGACGACTCTGATGGCGACGAATCGCTTCGTGTGCGAGATCTGCAACAAGGGCTTCCAAAGAGACCAGAACCTTCAGCTGCACAGAAGGGGGCACAACCTCCCATGGAAGCTCAGACAAAGGTCGCCTAACGAGGCCAAGAAGAGGGTCTACATTTGCCCGGAGCCGACGTGCGTGCACCACAACCCGGCTCGCGCCCTCGGGGACCTGACAGGAATCAAGAAGCACTACAGCCGCAAGCACGGCGAGAAGAAGTGGAAGTGCGACAAGTGCTCGAAGAAGTACGCGGTGCAGTCCGACTGGAAGGCGCACCAGAAGACTTGCGGGACTCGGGAGTACAAGTGCGACTGCGGAACCATATTTTCCAG GAGAGACAGCTTCATCACCCACCGTGCCTTCTGCGACGCGCTCGCCGAGGAGAACAACAAGGTGAACCAAGGCCTCCACCAGCAGATGCCTAACCATGACCTCTTGCCCTCCTCAATGCCCATGCTCAACACCACCACCAACTCCTCCGCCTCCCCCATGTTCCTCACCGACTTCAACGCCACCTTCGATTCCAAGAACCCCCTCAAGTCCCTCCCCCAGGACATCGTCCCCTTGCCCCTCAAGCCCAACACCAACAACCTCAGCAGCATGAGCATGATGTCGCCTCCCGGCATGTTCTCGACCACCTCGGGCACGCTCTTCGGCTGCCCGAGGGGCGCCGCcatctccccctcctcctccagcCTCCAGCTCAGCTCCAACACCTCGTCCGGCGGCTTCAACTACCTCCAAGAAGCAAAGGCCGGCAGTGGCGGTGGCGGCCTGCTGGCAGCGGGCTGCGGCGGCGCCTCCTCTTCCCACATGTCGGCGACTGCACTGCTACAGAAGGCGGCCCAGATGGGTGCGACCGCGAGCAACAGCATCAACTCGCCCATGATGCACCAGAAGAGCTTCATGGCTGGACCTGaccagcagcaacagcagcaacaacaacaactcaTCCCAACCAGCTCCGCTCCTCCTCTTCCCACCAGACCACAGCCGTCGATGTCGTCTCTGTACAGCATCGGCAATGTCCCGCATCAGCATAACAGCAACAACGTGCACCCGGCTTCCTTCGACCATCATCCTCATCACGGGTTCCAGTCGCCCCCGCCGCTGCCCCACCCTGAACAGTTCAACCAGCTCCTGCAGAAGAGCAACCCACACGACCATCACCACAACCCGATGCCGCATGTCAACGAGAGTAGTAACGTAATGATGAGCGGCGACATGGGGATGTTTAGCAGCATGCTCATGGTGGGCGCAGATCATCACAACATGAAGAGCACTCCTAGAGTGGTGGTGGATCATGAAGACAATAGCCCGACGAGCTTCGGGCAAGGAAGGACGCCGTCGGAGAAGAATGTTCCAATAGGACCAACGATGTTCGGAGGCAATAGTAGTAACAATCACAGCAGTAGCAAAAGTAAGAACGACGGCGTGACGACGCTCGATTTTTTGGGGCTCGGCGGGTCGCGGCACGTGGGGAATTTGCATgaacagcaacagcagcagagGATGGAGATGGAGGGGATGAGCCAGCAGAGATTGCCTGCAATGATGGGTCATTTTGCTCAACAGCTCTCTCATGGCGAATCAGCAATGGAGAAACCAATATGGGATGCTTGA